In Humulus lupulus chromosome 6, drHumLupu1.1, whole genome shotgun sequence, a single genomic region encodes these proteins:
- the LOC133785724 gene encoding uncharacterized protein LOC133785724, producing MRRHVFLCIVQALENHSEYFQMRFDAVGRKGLSPLQKCTVAMQMLAYRASVDYNDEDVRIGETTAIECLVNFVRRVNEIFGTEYLRLPNVGYIRRLLQNGEVRGDPGMLGSIDCMHWEWKKLPSFMESPIHASVLGSNNDLNVLNQTPLFTDILQGQAPRVEFMINGTQYNKGYYLADGIYPEWGTFVKTIPLPQGEKIKLFARCQEAVRKDVERAFRVLQSHFAIIQGPTRFRQRDVLKDIMYACIILHNIIFEDERDAYESLFDFNYDEGPPDTPMIEALHGSISDFPIMLQRNAEIRDRNIHRNLQVDLVDHIWS from the exons ATGCGTAGACATGTATTCCTATGCATAGTGCAAGCTCTAGAAAATCATTCTGAGTATTTCCAGATGAGATTTGATGCAGTCGGTAGAAAGGGGCTTTCACCATTACAGAAGTGCACTGTTGCTATGCAAATGTTGGCATACAGAGCGTCTGTCGATTACAATGATGAGGATGTTCGAATTGGTGAAACCACCGCTATTGAATGCCTAGTCAATTTTGTTCGGCGAGTGAATGAGATTTTTGGGACCGAATATTTGAGACTGCCCAATGTCGGGTACATTCGTCGCTTACTTCAAAATGGGGAGGTGCGTGGTGATCCAGGCATGTTGGGAAGCATTGATTGTATGCACTGGGAATGGAAAAAATTGCCCAGTTTCATGGAAAGTCCAATTCACGCGAG TGTTCTGGGATCCAATAATGATCTCAACGTGTTAAATCAAACCCCGTTATTCACTGACATCTTACAAGGGCAAGCTCCAAGAGTTGAGTTTATGATAAATGGAACACAATACAACAAGGGGTACTATCTAGCAGATGGTATCTATCCAGAGTGGGGTACATTTGTTAAAACTATCCCACTGCCTCaaggagagaaaataaaattatttgctcGATGTCAAGAAGCGGTACGCAAAGATGTTGAGCGAGCATTCAGAGTACTTCAATCTCATTTTGCTATTATACAAGGACCAACACGTTTTCGACAAAGAGATGTTCTCAAGGATATTATGTATGCATGCATCATATTGCACAACATTATTTTCGAGGATGAAAGAGATGCATATGAGAGTTTGTTTGATTTTAATTATGACGAAGGCCCCCCTGACACCCCAATGATTGAAGCATTACATGGATCTATTTCTGACTTCCCGATAATGCTTCAAAGAAATGCTGAAATTCGTGACAGAAACATTCATCGCAATCTTCAGGTGGACTTGGTGGATCACATATGGTCATAA